One Phycisphaerales bacterium genomic window carries:
- a CDS encoding sterol desaturase family protein, with product MHDMVPTFVAAIALALCWTLEAILPAVPAKGRVGMARLNNLLLAGLNAIPAVALAAILAVADSITSASGFGVLRAFDLPWWAHLILAFLLLDLLQYLCHVVMHKVPAFWRLHAVHHHAEHMEATTALRFHTIEVAIHGVFTLLAVVLLGIHVTDVVIYNAVLLPAALFHHSNIRLHPSVEPILRWLVVTPRMHRVHHSRWQPETDSNYAAVLTIWDRLFGTLAPDRRPEAINVGLDGFGPEHTRTLKGLLVTPFSDARAELGQPADPDAAPPCTKAAKPASDQQRAPARTRARTATA from the coding sequence ATGCATGACATGGTTCCCACTTTCGTTGCCGCCATTGCACTGGCGCTCTGCTGGACGCTCGAAGCCATCCTGCCCGCCGTGCCCGCCAAGGGCCGCGTCGGCATGGCGCGGCTGAACAACCTGCTCCTTGCAGGCCTCAACGCCATTCCCGCCGTGGCCCTCGCGGCCATCCTGGCGGTGGCTGACTCCATTACAAGCGCCTCGGGCTTTGGCGTGCTTCGAGCCTTCGATCTACCGTGGTGGGCCCACCTCATCCTGGCCTTCCTGCTGCTCGACCTCTTGCAGTATCTCTGCCACGTCGTCATGCACAAGGTGCCCGCGTTCTGGCGTTTGCACGCGGTCCACCATCACGCCGAGCACATGGAAGCGACGACCGCGCTGCGATTCCACACCATCGAGGTCGCCATCCACGGCGTATTCACGCTCTTGGCCGTCGTGCTGCTGGGCATCCACGTCACTGACGTTGTCATCTACAACGCCGTGCTCTTGCCCGCCGCCCTGTTTCACCACTCGAACATCCGCCTGCACCCGAGCGTCGAGCCCATCTTGCGGTGGCTCGTGGTCACGCCGCGCATGCACCGCGTCCACCATTCGCGCTGGCAGCCCGAGACCGACAGCAACTACGCCGCCGTCCTTACGATCTGGGATCGCCTCTTCGGCACCCTCGCTCCGGACCGTCGGCCCGAGGCAATCAACGTCGGCCTCGACGGCTTCGGCCCCGAGCACACCCGCACCCTGAAGGGCCTGCTCGTCACGCCCTTCAGCGATGCACGGGCCGAGCTCGGACAGCCGGCCGATCCTGACGCGGCCCCGCCGTGCACCAAAGCGGCCAAGCCTGCATCCGACCAGCAGAGGGCCCCCGCACGGACCCGTGCCCGCACCGCGACGGCCTGA
- a CDS encoding biopolymer transporter ExbD has translation MLIGKKQDEAGPTIEMTPIIDMVFLLLIFFLVATTYQQSERELAIALPEAEAAGPITTMLREIIINVDATGQIIVGGQKLELEELRSLVGDAVRVNPDQKVSVRGDKDISYGAIARVLDVCKAAGVQQPFLDTVPLG, from the coding sequence ATGCTCATCGGGAAGAAACAGGACGAGGCAGGCCCGACCATCGAGATGACGCCGATCATTGACATGGTGTTCCTCCTGTTGATCTTCTTCCTGGTTGCCACCACGTATCAGCAGAGCGAGCGGGAACTGGCAATCGCCCTGCCCGAAGCCGAGGCGGCCGGCCCGATCACGACGATGCTTCGCGAAATCATCATCAACGTCGATGCCACGGGCCAGATCATCGTCGGCGGACAGAAGCTCGAACTCGAAGAACTCCGCTCGCTCGTAGGCGACGCCGTCCGCGTGAATCCCGACCAGAAGGTTTCCGTGCGCGGCGACAAGGACATCAGCTATGGCGCCATCGCGCGCGTCCTGGACGTCTGCAAGGCCGCGGGCGTGCAGCAGCCCTTCCTCGATACGGTGCCGCTGGGGTAG
- a CDS encoding MotA/TolQ/ExbB proton channel family protein, protein MSNTFHFLLAQNAPPSVFELATKGGVMMIPITLCSLVVVAVVLERLAVLRKPRVVPPGFEKKLHAAMETGGPADARQACTKYDSPAARVIAAGLDKLGHGPEIVEKHLTAQGEYELHLLRKRLRMLTVIAAIAPLLGLTGTIFGMIRAFQTVAMSGESLGKAELLAGGIYEAMITTAAGLLVAIPTIIFYHWLVSRVDGLARELDRIAVDFVERYVLERQGRSHHHTAQDNGAPAPEPALAVGAEA, encoded by the coding sequence ATGTCCAATACCTTCCACTTCCTACTCGCTCAGAATGCCCCGCCCTCGGTCTTCGAGCTTGCGACCAAGGGCGGCGTGATGATGATTCCCATCACGCTCTGCTCACTCGTCGTCGTCGCCGTCGTGCTCGAGCGATTGGCCGTGCTGCGCAAGCCTCGCGTCGTGCCGCCGGGGTTCGAGAAGAAGCTCCACGCGGCAATGGAAACAGGCGGACCCGCCGACGCGAGACAGGCATGCACCAAGTACGACAGCCCGGCCGCCCGCGTCATCGCAGCTGGGCTTGACAAGCTGGGTCACGGCCCGGAGATCGTCGAGAAGCACCTGACCGCCCAGGGAGAATACGAGCTGCACCTGCTGCGCAAGCGGCTGCGCATGCTCACCGTCATCGCCGCCATCGCACCGCTGCTGGGTCTCACGGGCACCATCTTCGGCATGATCCGCGCCTTTCAGACAGTTGCCATGTCGGGCGAGAGCTTGGGCAAGGCCGAACTGCTCGCCGGCGGCATCTACGAGGCCATGATCACCACCGCCGCAGGCTTGCTCGTGGCGATTCCGACCATCATCTTCTACCACTGGCTGGTGTCGCGCGTCGACGGACTTGCCCGCGAACTCGATCGAATCGCCGTCGACTTCGTCGAGCGATACGTGCTGGAACGTCAGGGTCGCTCGCATCATCACACGGCACAAGACAACGGCGCACCCGCGCCCGAGCCGGCCCTCGCCGTGGGTGCGGAGGCCTGA